Proteins from one Triticum aestivum cultivar Chinese Spring unplaced genomic scaffold, IWGSC CS RefSeq v2.1 scaffold6489, whole genome shotgun sequence genomic window:
- the LOC123175173 gene encoding cationic peroxidase SPC4-like: MVCARTASAPLLAAALVAALAVACSLVSGAYAAAEQEAAGAGGNDLRLRQPPITRGLSFDFYKRSCPMAESIVRDFVRDAVRKDVGLAAGLLRLHFHDCFIQGCGRARVMHACRAATGPGEQRAPPNLTLRPSAFKAINDIRDRLERECRSAVVSCSDILTLAARDSVVATGGPEYRVPLGRRDSPRFATPQDVLSGLPATTSAVPSLLDVFHNHSHDLDATDLVALSGGHTVGLGHCASFEGRLFPRPDLLRRLRRTCPAKGTDARTVLDVHTPDVFDNKYYVNLVNLEGLFVSCQDLFTIVERLARSQCYFFSQLGASITTGKSRFPVC; this comes from the exons ATGGTTTGTGCTAGGACGGCCAGTGCTCCTCTGCTCGCTGCAGCACTAGTAGCGGCGCTGGCAGTGGCCTGCTCGCTGGTGTCTGGGGCTTATGCGGCGGCAGAGCAggaggccgccggcgccggcgggaaCGACTTGAGGTTGAGGCAGCCTCCGATCACGCGCGGCCTGTCCTTCGACTTCTACAAGCGGAGCTGCCCCATGGCCGAGTCCATCGTGCGCGACTTCGTCCGGGACGCCGTCCGCAAGGACGtcggcctcgccgccggcctcctccgcctccactTCCACGACTGCTTCATCCAG GGGTGCGGCCGTGCCCgcgtcatgcatgcatgcagggcTGCGACGGGGCCGGGGGAGCAGCGGGCGCCGCCCAACCTCACGCTCCGCCCCTCCGCCTTCAAGGCCATCAACGACATCCGGGATCGGTTGGAGCGCGAGTGCCGCAGCGCCGTCGTCTCCTGCTCCGACATCCTGACGCTCGCCGCGCGCGACTCCGTGGTCGCCACCGGCGGGCCCGAGTACCGCGTGCCGCTCGGCCGGCGCGACAGCCCGCGGTTCGCCACGCCGCAGGACGTGCTGTCCGGCCTCCCCGCGACCACCTCCGCCGTGCCGTCCCTCCTCGACGTGTTCCACAACCACAGCCACGACCTCGACGCCACCGACCTCGTAGCGCTCTCCGGCGGGCACACCGTGGGGCTCGGGCACTGCGCCTCCTTCGAGGGCCGCCTCTTCCCGCGCCCCGACCTCCTCCGCAGGCTGAGGCGAACGTGCCCGGCCAAGGGCACCGACGCGCGCACCGTGCTGGACGTGCACACGCCCGACGTGTTCGACAACAAATACTACGTCAACCTGGTGAACCTGGAGGGGCTCTTCGTGTCCTGCCAGGACCTCTTCACCATCGTGGAGCGCTTGGCGCGCAGCCAGTGCTACTTCTTCAGCCAGTTAGGCGCGTCCATCACTACAGGAAAATCCCGGTTTCCCGTGTGTTAG